The following coding sequences lie in one Candidatus Nitrospira allomarina genomic window:
- a CDS encoding anthranilate synthase component I family protein translates to MCPISKHAERGGPSSVHSNPYFPLIQHCFPAFDDPFELFGRVTGYAPHSFFMEQDAIQEGVAHRYSYLGCDPYRVVRGKGHTYETVSIDKKETHTGDPFTLLQRTFVGQPVSSCPHLPPFQGGAVGCFSYDLVRRFEVLPERLRDDLHFPDLYFLFVEMFVVVDHHVPGAWLIFAPSPDRLATETWDHLYREGQARLSDLQAKVMIPENLPTKMHSSRSSIRIEGEQSSLEYMDRVRTCQQYIAAGDIYQANLSHRFRIEGVTHGFASQAEAGADLYRQLRKVNPSPHSAFLVLESDVVVCNSPERLVRLAEGHADMRPIAGTRPRGREPHDDRLLAEDLLSCAKERAEHLMLVDLARNDLGRVCDYGSVRVNEFMTVERYSHVMHMVSHISGRLRDPCHGFDLIRATFPGGTITGVPKVHCMELIEQLEPVRRGIYTGSIGFIGWNGNLDLNIAIRTLLLTGGHGLLHVGAGIVADSEPDREYQETLQKAEAFFHVLKGNG, encoded by the coding sequence TTGTGCCCCATTTCCAAGCATGCCGAACGAGGAGGTCCTTCCTCGGTTCATTCGAATCCGTATTTTCCGCTTATTCAGCATTGTTTTCCTGCTTTTGATGATCCCTTTGAGCTCTTTGGCCGGGTGACCGGTTATGCTCCGCATTCATTTTTCATGGAGCAGGATGCTATTCAGGAAGGAGTGGCGCATCGTTATTCCTATTTGGGTTGCGATCCCTATCGCGTCGTTCGGGGCAAGGGACACACGTATGAAACTGTTTCGATAGATAAGAAGGAAACCCACACTGGGGATCCATTCACGTTGTTGCAGCGTACCTTTGTAGGTCAGCCCGTCAGTTCGTGTCCCCACCTCCCGCCTTTCCAGGGAGGAGCGGTCGGCTGTTTCAGCTACGATCTTGTTCGTAGGTTTGAGGTGTTACCGGAACGCCTACGGGATGATCTGCATTTTCCTGATCTATACTTTCTGTTTGTCGAGATGTTTGTCGTGGTGGATCATCACGTGCCAGGGGCCTGGCTGATTTTTGCGCCTTCGCCGGACCGCCTGGCGACCGAAACCTGGGATCACTTGTATCGAGAAGGGCAGGCGCGCCTGTCTGATCTGCAAGCCAAGGTGATGATCCCTGAGAATCTCCCAACGAAAATGCACTCCTCCAGGTCTTCCATTCGCATAGAGGGGGAGCAATCGTCTCTGGAGTATATGGATCGCGTGCGTACCTGCCAGCAGTACATTGCGGCGGGAGATATTTATCAGGCTAACCTCTCTCATCGATTTCGGATAGAGGGCGTGACTCACGGTTTTGCAAGCCAAGCGGAAGCCGGAGCCGACCTATATCGGCAATTGCGCAAGGTTAATCCCTCTCCCCATTCGGCATTTCTCGTGTTGGAGTCCGACGTCGTTGTGTGTAATTCTCCGGAACGATTAGTCCGCCTTGCAGAAGGACATGCAGATATGCGTCCGATCGCGGGCACCAGGCCTCGTGGCAGAGAACCTCACGACGATCGACTCCTGGCGGAAGATCTGTTGTCGTGTGCCAAGGAACGGGCGGAGCATCTCATGTTGGTTGATTTGGCTCGAAATGACCTGGGACGGGTGTGCGATTATGGATCCGTTCGTGTCAATGAATTCATGACGGTAGAGCGCTATTCCCATGTCATGCATATGGTTTCCCATATTTCCGGCCGTTTGCGGGACCCTTGCCATGGGTTCGACCTCATTCGAGCCACGTTTCCAGGAGGAACGATTACCGGAGTGCCGAAGGTCCACTGCATGGAACTAATCGAGCAGCTTGAACCAGTTCGTCGGGGAATATACACCGGGTCGATTGGGTTTATTGGATGGAACGGGAATCTTGACTTGAATATTGCCATTCGCACGTTATTGCTCACGGGAGGGCATGGATTGCTTCATGTGGGAGCAGGAATCGTGGCTGATTCCGAACCGGACCGGGAGTATCAGGAAACGCTCCAAAAAGCCGAAGCCTTTTTTCACGTTCTGAAAGGGAACGGCTGA
- the rlmN gene encoding 23S rRNA (adenine(2503)-C(2))-methyltransferase RlmN translates to MTKNTDHLNLLALSANELNAFIQQFGWPQYRANQILRWLYQHHAVDIESMTNLSKADRSRLQEVATIHRMESLPPTIANDGTVKFVWNLEDGLAVETILIPEGRRRTLCLSSQVGCTLDCGFCLTAEMGLKRSLRAHEIVGQVLNVQAYLPEGEHLSSLVFMGMGEPLVNFEPVAEAIQRLTNIEWGLGFSPRRITVSTAGWIPRFPDLRRLGVNLAISLNGTSNEQRSRLMPAVNGRYDLSELLDACREYTQFSERPLTFEYVLLAGVNDSPDDARRLVRILQGIRCKVNLIPFNEFPGNPFRRPSSEVIDVFQNIVRSKGLDVFLRKSRGDDVLGACGQLGRSASEVLNQTTTNKKRSLPLYAQP, encoded by the coding sequence ATGACCAAAAATACCGATCATCTTAACCTGCTTGCCCTCAGCGCGAATGAACTGAATGCCTTTATTCAGCAATTCGGTTGGCCACAATATCGGGCCAACCAAATCCTTCGATGGCTCTACCAACATCATGCAGTGGATATTGAATCGATGACCAACTTGTCAAAAGCCGACCGGTCCAGGTTGCAGGAGGTGGCGACCATTCACCGCATGGAGTCTTTGCCTCCAACCATTGCCAATGATGGCACCGTAAAGTTTGTATGGAATTTGGAGGATGGTTTGGCTGTGGAAACGATATTAATCCCGGAGGGTCGTCGACGGACATTGTGTCTGTCATCTCAAGTCGGCTGCACGCTGGATTGTGGCTTTTGTTTAACGGCTGAAATGGGCCTGAAGCGAAGTTTGCGCGCGCATGAAATTGTCGGGCAAGTGTTGAATGTCCAAGCCTATCTGCCGGAAGGGGAGCATCTGTCTTCCTTGGTATTCATGGGAATGGGAGAACCATTGGTGAATTTTGAGCCGGTCGCCGAAGCGATCCAGCGTCTCACCAATATTGAGTGGGGTTTGGGTTTTTCTCCACGACGTATTACGGTGTCAACCGCAGGATGGATTCCGCGATTTCCAGATTTGCGGCGATTAGGCGTGAATCTGGCCATATCCTTAAATGGCACATCCAATGAGCAGCGTTCACGTCTGATGCCTGCAGTGAATGGGCGCTATGATTTATCCGAATTGCTCGATGCCTGTCGCGAATATACCCAATTCAGCGAGCGCCCTCTGACGTTTGAGTATGTGTTGTTAGCCGGGGTCAATGACTCACCGGATGATGCCAGGCGTTTGGTGCGGATTTTACAGGGAATCCGGTGCAAGGTGAATTTGATTCCCTTTAATGAATTCCCGGGTAATCCGTTTCGGCGTCCGTCATCAGAAGTTATTGATGTCTTTCAAAATATTGTAAGAAGCAAAGGTCTGGATGTGTTTCTCCGAAAAAGCCGGGGAGATGATGTGTTGGGAGCTTGCGGCCAATTGGGCCGATCAGCTTCCGAAGTCTTAAATCAGACGACTACGAATAAGAAAAGGAGTCTCCCTCTCTATGCTCAGCCTTGA
- the atpF gene encoding F0F1 ATP synthase subunit B yields MPQFDSHFFSSLIFWELLSFGILLWVLYKYALPPILETLETRERKIRESLDQAEQNRLAAERKLKEYDAKLQVAAKEVETILAEAKQQAQRLLDENEQRLRAESQRIKEETTQDIERERRKAIQDIKTQSAELALMIAEKVIGRSLSDDDHRRYAEEALAAVAAQSKN; encoded by the coding sequence ATGCCACAATTTGACTCACATTTCTTTTCGTCGCTGATATTTTGGGAACTCCTGTCATTTGGGATCCTCCTCTGGGTGCTTTACAAGTACGCCCTCCCCCCGATCCTGGAAACGCTGGAAACCCGGGAACGAAAGATCAGGGAAAGCCTCGACCAGGCCGAACAAAACCGGCTTGCCGCAGAACGAAAGCTCAAGGAATACGATGCCAAACTGCAGGTGGCTGCCAAAGAAGTGGAAACAATCCTGGCAGAGGCCAAGCAGCAGGCTCAACGACTGCTTGATGAAAATGAGCAACGGCTTCGTGCCGAATCCCAGAGAATTAAAGAGGAAACGACACAAGACATTGAGCGGGAGCGACGTAAGGCCATTCAAGACATCAAGACCCAATCTGCTGAGCTGGCCCTCATGATTGCGGAAAAGGTGATCGGTCGAAGCCTATCGGACGATGATCATCGGCGATATGCCGAAGAAGCCCTCGCAGCCGTCGCTGCCCAATCAAAAAACTAA
- the atpE gene encoding ATP synthase F0 subunit C codes for MDSAAAALLGMGLAAAGFAGAGIGIGYIFGKMIEAVARQPEAEARVGKYMWIGFALVEAIALYGLVIAFIIMGKG; via the coding sequence ATGGATTCTGCAGCAGCAGCACTTTTGGGAATGGGCCTGGCAGCGGCGGGCTTTGCGGGTGCCGGTATCGGCATCGGGTATATTTTTGGAAAAATGATTGAGGCGGTTGCCCGTCAACCCGAGGCGGAAGCTCGAGTCGGCAAGTACATGTGGATCGGGTTTGCCTTGGTCGAAGCTATCGCGCTTTACGGACTGGTCATTGCCTTTATCATCATGGGCAAAGGATAA
- a CDS encoding peptide chain release factor 3, which yields MTTLQLKQEIRSEANKRRTFAIISHPDAGKTTLTEKLLLYSGLVRTAGMVGGRKNRKMATSDWMEMEQERGISITASAMQFPYKQAVINVLDTPGHQDFCEDTYRTLTAADSAIMVIDAAKGVETQTRKLFEVCRLRRIPVLTFINKMDLPGRAPLDLMSEVEDVLGIHASPINWPIGSGQDFLGVVNRQTRKVLLYAKTAAGGAAKPDLMELSLDDPSVKDRMAGYIWDELMHDLELLDIAGNPFSKDDFQNGKVTPVFFGSAMTNFGVEAFFDAFVDLAPPAHGRLADAPDGRELMIDPVDTPFSAYVFKLQANMNPRHRDSTAFLRVCSGRFERDVVVKHHRTNTEVRLSRPHSMVAKERNTVDVAYPGDVIGIINPGIFQIGDTISVADGFNYKPLPQFQPEVFARVRPTDTGMRKSFDKGIEQLAREGTIQILRSLDELEFFVAAVGKLQFDVLEFRLQSEYRVKVVVDVLPYESSAWLVGDVKTFKPPSDALVVKDSRDRAVVLFRSSWSKNFAGERNPDHSFRDMG from the coding sequence ATGACGACACTCCAACTCAAACAAGAAATCCGGTCAGAAGCGAACAAGCGTCGGACCTTTGCCATCATCAGCCATCCGGACGCCGGTAAAACCACGTTGACCGAAAAACTCCTGCTTTACTCAGGGCTGGTCCGCACCGCCGGTATGGTCGGTGGGCGAAAAAACCGGAAAATGGCCACGTCGGATTGGATGGAAATGGAGCAGGAGCGCGGCATCTCCATTACGGCCTCGGCGATGCAATTTCCTTATAAACAGGCTGTGATCAATGTGTTGGATACGCCTGGCCATCAGGATTTTTGCGAGGACACGTACCGGACACTCACGGCGGCCGATAGCGCGATCATGGTCATTGACGCGGCGAAGGGTGTTGAAACGCAAACACGAAAACTGTTTGAAGTCTGCCGTCTCCGCCGGATTCCTGTATTGACTTTCATCAATAAGATGGATTTGCCGGGACGGGCTCCGCTGGACCTCATGTCGGAAGTGGAGGACGTATTGGGCATTCATGCCAGTCCCATCAACTGGCCCATCGGGTCCGGACAGGATTTTCTTGGTGTGGTGAACCGGCAAACCCGAAAAGTGTTGCTCTATGCCAAAACGGCTGCGGGAGGGGCGGCGAAACCGGATCTTATGGAACTCTCATTGGATGATCCCTCGGTGAAAGACCGTATGGCGGGGTATATTTGGGATGAATTGATGCATGATTTGGAATTGCTGGATATCGCTGGGAATCCCTTCTCGAAAGATGATTTTCAAAATGGAAAAGTCACGCCCGTCTTCTTCGGATCTGCCATGACCAATTTCGGTGTGGAAGCATTCTTCGATGCATTTGTGGATCTGGCGCCTCCCGCTCACGGTCGATTAGCGGATGCCCCGGATGGCCGTGAGCTGATGATCGATCCGGTGGATACACCATTTAGCGCCTATGTATTCAAACTCCAGGCCAACATGAATCCACGCCATCGCGACAGCACGGCTTTTTTACGAGTCTGTTCGGGGAGATTCGAGCGGGATGTGGTGGTCAAACATCATCGGACCAACACGGAGGTTCGGCTCTCACGGCCCCACAGTATGGTGGCGAAGGAACGCAATACGGTCGATGTGGCCTATCCCGGCGATGTCATTGGGATTATCAATCCGGGAATTTTTCAAATCGGTGACACGATTTCCGTGGCGGACGGCTTTAATTATAAACCGCTCCCACAATTTCAACCGGAAGTCTTTGCCCGTGTGCGTCCGACCGATACGGGAATGCGCAAATCGTTCGACAAAGGAATCGAGCAACTCGCCAGGGAAGGGACCATTCAAATCCTTCGAAGTCTAGACGAACTTGAATTTTTTGTGGCTGCGGTCGGCAAACTTCAGTTTGATGTGCTGGAATTCCGTCTACAAAGCGAATACCGCGTCAAAGTGGTGGTGGATGTGTTGCCCTATGAATCCAGCGCCTGGCTGGTAGGCGATGTTAAGACCTTTAAGCCGCCCTCTGATGCTCTCGTCGTCAAAGACAGCCGGGATCGAGCGGTCGTCCTGTTTCGCAGTTCATGGTCGAAAAACTTTGCCGGCGAACGTAATCCCGATCACAGCTTCCGGGATATGGGGTAG
- the larE gene encoding ATP-dependent sacrificial sulfur transferase LarE produces the protein MLSLDPTLQGKYEALQELFHQMGSVVIAFSGGVDSTLVLKVGFDALGAQTKAVTAISPTFPSLEVEEVKRLSAAIGAPLQFVETDQLQIDAFVKNDATRCFHCKTDLYRLLSSLRDAVGFQTIVDGTNVDDLGEERPGINAARQLGVRSPLVEAGFGKADIRELAKGLGLANWNKPAAACLSSRITRGLPITKAYLSRVERAEAFLVAQGVTQVRVRLHGDLARIEIAPTQMSILTQEPGRSRLVEEFKKLGFQTVTLDLEGYRAGGGNLSTND, from the coding sequence ATGCTCAGCCTTGACCCAACTCTGCAGGGGAAGTACGAGGCCTTGCAGGAACTCTTTCACCAAATGGGATCGGTAGTAATCGCGTTTTCTGGAGGAGTCGACAGCACCCTCGTGTTAAAAGTGGGCTTTGACGCACTTGGTGCGCAGACCAAAGCGGTCACGGCGATTTCGCCAACATTTCCATCACTGGAAGTGGAAGAGGTCAAGCGATTAAGCGCCGCGATCGGGGCGCCCTTGCAATTTGTGGAAACGGATCAGTTGCAAATTGATGCGTTTGTCAAAAATGATGCAACCCGGTGCTTTCATTGCAAGACAGACTTATACCGGTTGCTTTCCAGCCTTCGGGATGCCGTGGGTTTTCAGACAATCGTAGACGGGACTAATGTGGATGACTTGGGAGAAGAACGTCCCGGTATTAATGCGGCCCGACAACTTGGCGTGCGGAGTCCTTTGGTTGAAGCGGGATTCGGTAAGGCGGATATTCGGGAATTGGCAAAAGGTTTGGGGTTGGCAAATTGGAATAAGCCGGCTGCCGCCTGTTTGTCATCACGAATTACGCGTGGCCTCCCCATTACAAAAGCCTATCTTTCACGGGTAGAGCGTGCCGAGGCCTTTTTGGTGGCTCAAGGAGTGACGCAAGTGCGGGTTCGCCTTCACGGCGATTTAGCGAGAATCGAGATTGCCCCAACCCAAATGTCGATTTTGACACAAGAACCGGGCAGATCCCGTTTAGTGGAGGAATTTAAGAAGCTGGGATTTCAAACGGTCACACTGGACTTAGAAGGATATCGGGCCGGAGGTGGGAATCTTTCAACAAACGATTGA
- a CDS encoding AtpZ/AtpI family protein — translation MIQDFLLECDPFQRLALPIEKMAPSQDPMFAGLGQAMRVGTDLLAALIVGGFLGWLTDSYVLDTTPWGVAIGLVLGLIAGVRNAYRAAQRWKQ, via the coding sequence ATGATTCAGGATTTTTTGCTTGAATGTGACCCCTTCCAACGACTCGCCTTGCCGATTGAAAAAATGGCACCTTCTCAGGATCCAATGTTTGCGGGGCTGGGACAGGCAATGCGAGTGGGGACGGACCTTCTTGCCGCCCTTATCGTCGGTGGATTCCTTGGTTGGTTAACTGATTCGTATGTGTTGGATACCACGCCGTGGGGTGTGGCGATAGGACTGGTACTGGGATTAATCGCTGGAGTTCGCAACGCCTACCGTGCAGCTCAGCGTTGGAAACAATGA
- a CDS encoding inositol monophosphatase family protein, which yields MALSPTDYHSLTRIAIQAARQGGAILLDYAKKGFQIHQKDQAINLVTEADLRSEEAVIQTIRHAFPEHQILSEEQGLQDIPTHPVKWIVDPLDGTTNFTHGFPMYNVSIGVEYEGTCVLGVVYDPTRDELFLGQQGKGATLNGTPIHVSATPQLNQALLVTGFAYDVHTAKDNNLKEFCAFTLRARGMRRTGTAAIDLCYLACGRFDGFWELQLNPWDTAAGKVILEEAGGKLTNYAGEPYSIYGSTLIATNGHIHQEMAEVLKKCRQE from the coding sequence ATGGCACTATCCCCTACCGACTATCACTCGTTAACCCGTATCGCCATTCAAGCCGCCAGGCAGGGCGGAGCGATCCTGCTCGACTATGCCAAAAAAGGATTTCAAATCCATCAAAAGGATCAAGCCATCAACCTGGTCACCGAAGCTGACCTGCGCTCAGAAGAAGCCGTCATTCAGACCATCCGACATGCGTTTCCCGAACACCAGATCCTCAGCGAAGAACAGGGCCTGCAGGACATCCCCACCCATCCCGTCAAATGGATCGTCGATCCCTTGGACGGCACCACCAATTTCACCCATGGCTTTCCCATGTACAATGTCTCCATCGGGGTGGAATATGAAGGCACGTGTGTCCTAGGAGTGGTCTATGATCCCACACGGGACGAATTGTTTCTGGGGCAACAAGGGAAAGGGGCCACACTCAACGGCACACCCATTCATGTCTCGGCGACACCCCAATTAAATCAAGCGTTACTCGTCACCGGCTTTGCCTATGACGTGCACACCGCCAAAGATAACAATCTTAAGGAATTTTGCGCATTCACCCTCCGTGCGCGCGGGATGCGCCGCACCGGCACCGCCGCGATTGATCTCTGCTACCTCGCCTGCGGCCGATTCGATGGCTTTTGGGAATTACAACTCAATCCGTGGGACACTGCGGCAGGAAAGGTCATCCTGGAAGAGGCCGGAGGAAAGTTAACAAATTATGCGGGCGAACCCTACTCCATCTATGGCAGCACCCTTATCGCCACCAACGGCCATATCCATCAGGAGATGGCTGAGGTACTCAAGAAATGTCGTCAAGAATAA
- a CDS encoding winged helix-turn-helix domain-containing protein, producing MEDQNDQLKDISDGLEQRISVYERKLKDLQKKREQVGEEIATVEKYLELAKTLYRVEADKAKLASLSSQIFSEKEGHLSSADTDVASKSREILLGRSKYVGMSVPDAVYMVLQEVGRPLHAKELFQRLKEGGMPIRGKTPVTSVATSLKRDPRFRKVGPNTFEVNHEKSLTKAV from the coding sequence ATGGAGGACCAAAATGACCAGCTTAAAGATATCAGCGATGGGCTGGAGCAGCGCATCAGTGTTTATGAGCGCAAACTCAAGGATCTCCAAAAAAAACGGGAGCAGGTAGGTGAGGAAATTGCGACGGTTGAGAAATATTTGGAGTTGGCAAAAACCCTCTATCGCGTCGAAGCTGACAAAGCGAAGCTGGCGAGTCTCTCAAGCCAGATCTTCTCGGAAAAAGAGGGACATCTGTCCTCAGCCGACACGGATGTCGCGTCTAAGTCGAGGGAAATTCTTCTAGGCCGAAGCAAATATGTGGGCATGAGCGTCCCTGATGCAGTGTACATGGTTCTCCAGGAGGTAGGTCGTCCATTGCACGCCAAAGAACTTTTTCAACGCCTCAAAGAAGGCGGGATGCCCATCAGGGGAAAAACTCCAGTCACCTCTGTCGCTACATCCTTAAAAAGGGACCCTCGTTTTCGTAAAGTGGGGCCCAATACATTTGAAGTCAATCACGAAAAATCTTTAACCAAAGCCGTCTGA
- a CDS encoding F0F1 ATP synthase subunit A: protein MEDPLHPFELHNFLPLSIFGLDVSVNKAVLMMWVVVGLVTFLLLKAGGARALVPSKLQSLAELLVDFIRGIIHDTMGASGMRYFPLISALFLFILFSNLVGLIPGSYTITSQIIVTGVFAVGVYLLSLIVGFQLHGAKFLGILVPPGTPGWLLPLMIPIELISQIARPISLAVRLFANMTAGHVILGVLFGLTIAGGLLIGWLPFSFTIALYGLEVGIAFIQAYIFTVLTCVYIGDAMHLH, encoded by the coding sequence TTGGAAGATCCGTTACATCCCTTCGAGCTTCATAACTTTCTCCCGCTTTCCATTTTCGGCCTTGACGTTTCCGTCAATAAGGCTGTCTTGATGATGTGGGTCGTGGTGGGACTTGTAACTTTCTTATTATTGAAAGCTGGTGGCGCCAGGGCACTCGTGCCGTCTAAGCTCCAAAGTCTTGCGGAGTTGCTGGTCGACTTCATTCGCGGGATTATCCACGACACGATGGGAGCCTCCGGGATGCGATATTTCCCGCTCATCAGCGCCCTCTTTTTGTTCATCTTATTTTCAAATCTGGTCGGTCTTATACCTGGATCCTATACCATTACCAGCCAAATTATTGTGACCGGGGTGTTCGCTGTAGGGGTCTATTTACTTAGTCTTATCGTTGGATTTCAACTGCATGGGGCAAAATTCCTGGGCATACTCGTTCCCCCAGGCACGCCAGGCTGGCTCCTTCCCTTAATGATTCCCATTGAATTAATTAGTCAAATAGCCAGACCAATCTCACTGGCCGTTCGATTATTCGCCAATATGACTGCAGGCCATGTGATTCTTGGGGTATTGTTCGGCCTCACCATTGCCGGCGGCCTGCTGATAGGATGGCTGCCCTTTTCCTTTACCATCGCTCTCTATGGATTAGAAGTCGGAATTGCCTTTATTCAGGCCTATATTTTTACCGTTTTAACCTGCGTCTATATCGGCGACGCGATGCATTTACACTAA
- a CDS encoding redoxin domain-containing protein has product MKQARKGILTGLTILGITGWVFYFSSMSLATGIPAPEITSPTWLNSEPLQLEKLRGKVVMVEFWTFGCWSCRNIEPYVKEWHDKYAKQGLVVIAVHSPEFKYEYDVEKVKGYIQEHHIPYAVPIDNEFLNWRQYRNRYWPTLYLIDKKGNIQYTKIGEGSYEETEKTIQQLLAEPT; this is encoded by the coding sequence ATGAAGCAAGCACGGAAGGGTATACTGACGGGTTTGACCATTTTAGGAATAACGGGTTGGGTATTCTATTTTTCTTCGATGAGTCTGGCGACAGGTATTCCTGCTCCCGAAATTACCAGCCCGACATGGTTGAATTCCGAGCCGTTACAACTGGAGAAATTGCGCGGCAAGGTGGTAATGGTGGAGTTCTGGACGTTTGGATGCTGGAGTTGCCGGAACATCGAGCCCTATGTCAAAGAATGGCACGACAAGTACGCCAAACAAGGGCTGGTTGTGATTGCGGTGCATTCGCCCGAATTCAAATATGAATACGATGTGGAAAAGGTCAAAGGCTACATTCAGGAACACCATATTCCCTATGCCGTGCCCATCGATAATGAATTCCTGAACTGGCGGCAGTACCGCAACCGTTATTGGCCGACGCTGTATTTAATTGATAAAAAGGGTAATATTCAATACACCAAGATCGGTGAAGGTAGCTATGAGGAAACCGAAAAAACTATTCAGCAGCTCCTAGCCGAACCGACATAA
- a CDS encoding TolC family protein, with product MMGGQFWKTVGLCVVCLVVFGGFGAVTWAASPEPSTARDLPELRLSLREAMDAAVDQNPTVRLFNERITQAQDVANTQLGELLPNLSGTAGAARRRFFTGSFGSNATVVGPRDFYEMRAFLTQNVFSLSLIQKWRAAKAGVDVAGLDAEVTKRDTMATAGLIYLETLRAKAAVDARTADVALNKELLRLAAERKSAGMATSLDVTRAKVQLENARQRLLVAENERDRAKLNLIRAMGLSFEVRLVLTDEMKMVNVSEQSIGEALQVAKENRTELKAQQNRERLASLSLSSVTNERVPTIQALGDVGMIGNQIPNALTTDNVQVLMRVPIFDGGMREARISESRSLLRQEAIRTQDVQYQVGLEVRDALITMSSAKQQVAVAEEGLKLSLTELELSRERFAVGVATNIEVTDAQTRVAQARDNLIEGLFTFNASRLSLARAQGQLEKL from the coding sequence ATGATGGGAGGTCAGTTTTGGAAGACGGTGGGGCTATGCGTGGTATGTCTTGTGGTGTTTGGCGGATTCGGTGCCGTGACCTGGGCGGCTTCCCCGGAGCCTTCAACGGCCCGGGACCTTCCCGAGTTGCGGCTGAGTTTGCGAGAGGCGATGGATGCGGCTGTCGATCAAAATCCAACCGTCCGTTTGTTTAACGAACGTATTACTCAGGCGCAGGATGTCGCGAATACACAACTCGGTGAATTATTGCCCAATCTTTCAGGGACGGCAGGCGCAGCCCGGCGCCGATTCTTTACGGGGTCGTTTGGTTCAAATGCCACTGTCGTTGGCCCCAGGGATTTTTACGAAATGCGGGCTTTTCTCACCCAGAATGTGTTCAGCTTGAGTCTCATTCAAAAATGGCGGGCTGCCAAGGCGGGAGTGGATGTGGCAGGGTTGGATGCCGAAGTCACCAAACGGGATACCATGGCGACCGCAGGTCTGATTTATTTGGAAACGCTTCGGGCCAAGGCGGCGGTGGATGCTCGGACCGCAGATGTGGCGTTGAATAAGGAATTACTGCGTTTGGCGGCGGAACGAAAATCAGCCGGAATGGCGACCAGTCTGGATGTGACCCGTGCGAAGGTTCAATTGGAAAACGCCAGACAGCGATTATTAGTCGCTGAAAATGAACGGGATCGTGCCAAACTCAATCTGATTCGTGCCATGGGGTTATCCTTCGAGGTGCGGCTGGTACTCACGGATGAAATGAAAATGGTGAATGTCTCCGAACAATCCATCGGAGAAGCCTTGCAGGTGGCGAAGGAAAACCGGACCGAACTAAAGGCTCAGCAGAACCGTGAGCGTCTGGCCTCCTTGTCGTTAAGTTCAGTGACGAACGAACGGGTTCCTACTATTCAGGCCCTGGGGGATGTGGGCATGATTGGCAATCAAATCCCCAATGCGTTGACCACCGACAATGTTCAGGTATTAATGAGGGTGCCGATTTTCGATGGCGGAATGCGGGAAGCCAGAATTTCAGAGAGCCGCAGTCTACTCAGACAGGAAGCCATCAGAACGCAGGATGTGCAATACCAAGTGGGATTGGAAGTTCGTGATGCGCTGATCACCATGAGTTCGGCCAAACAGCAAGTCGCGGTTGCGGAAGAAGGCTTAAAACTTTCACTGACTGAATTGGAACTCTCACGTGAACGATTCGCAGTCGGTGTCGCCACGAATATTGAAGTCACTGATGCGCAAACCCGTGTGGCGCAAGCGAGAGATAATTTGATTGAAGGCCTTTTCACATTTAATGCCTCCCGTCTGAGTCTGGCCCGGGCGCAGGGTCAGTTGGAAAAATTGTAA